A segment of the Capnocytophaga sp. ARDL2 genome:
TTCCTCTAGCAAAACAGAATAGGTAAATATATTGGGCAAAGAAAGTGGTACGATAACATCAACAAAATAACTCATAAAATCTTTTATTTAATCCTTCTCCTTAAAAACTCTAAAACTAATGCAATAAGCATCGTTAATAGTGTTCCAAAAATTACTAACCATAAATAACTGATAACATTTAGACAAAACAAAACGATCACCGCTATTTGTGCAAATAATCCAGCATAAAACACTGAAAACGCTTGACAATATTTAACAAAAAATCCGATGAGAAACACTCCTAAAATAGATCCATAAAAAATAGAACCAATGATGTTTACCAACTGAATCAAATTTTCAAAATAATTGATTATACTTGCTGCCAAAATAGACAAACCTCCCCAAATCAATACAGAGAGTCTGGTCATTTTCAAATAGTGTTTTTTACTCTTGTTGGGTACATACGACTTGTACAAATCCAATGAAGAGGTATATGCCAAAGCATACACCCCTGCCGATGCCGACGACAACGCTGCACTAAAAACAATCGCTAATAACAAACCTACCAAACCTATTGGTAAGTAATTGATTACATAGTATATAAACACAAAATCTTTATCATTAGTTTCTGCTTGATGGTCAACAGTCTTAATTATTTTTTTAGCTTCTTCGCGTATATGTTTTTCTTCGTTATGTAGCATTTTCAACTTCATTTCCAGCATCGGATTATTAAATCCCTGATTGAGCTGTCCAGAATAAATAGTTGCAATTTCTTTTTTTTCATCTTGCAAATAACTCAATTGCATCTGCATATATTGATATTCATTTTGCAAAGGACTATTCAATACTTTTTGTGTATTTACAGGATTGAAATGTAAGGGAGCTTTTTCATAATGAAAAAAGATAAAAATCATAACACCTGTCAACAATATAAAAAACTGTACAGGTATTTTAAACAATCCATTGATAACTAAGCCTTTTTGTATATGTCCTAAGGATTTTCCAGAAAGATATCTACCTACCTGTGATTGATCAGTTCCAAAATATGCCAACATCATAAAAAATCCTCCTAATATCCCATTCCAAAGCGTATATCTTTCAGTAAAACTAAATGAAAAATCTAATAGGTTCAGCTTTCCTTCTACATTTGCCAATGCCAATGCATTGTTGAAATCTGTTTCATCAGACAAATTGAATACTATGTAAAAAAAGATGACAACCAACCCTAAAAACATAACAAAGGCTTGTTGCTTTTGCGTAATATTCAGTGCTTTAGTACCTCCGAAAAAAGTATAAACAGTGATAGCAACACCAATACATAACACCAATAATGAAAAATTCCATCCCAAGGTTGCGTGCAAAATTATTGCAGGTGCATAAATGGTAACTCCTGTTCCTATGCTTCGTTGAATGAGAAATCCAAGTGATGCAAGTGTACGAGTTTTTTTATCAAATCTTTTTTCAAGGTATTCATAAGCCGTATATACTTTCAATTTATGATAAACTGGCACAAAAAATACACAAATCACAATCACAGCCAGAGGCAAACCAAAATAAAACTGAATAAACCCCATTCCATCGTGATACGCCTGACCCGGTGTGGATAAAAATGTAATCGCACTCGCCTGAGTAGCCATGACAGACATTCCAATGGTAAACCAATCGGTTTGTCTATCGCCCATAACATAATCATTTATGGATTGATTTCTTAATGACTTTACTGTACCATAAATTATGGTAAAAAGTAAAGTAATCAACAAAATACTCCAGTCTATAATACTCATCTTTCCTTATTAATTATAAAATTGCATTAATAAATAAAAAAACATAATATATGCAAAATTGACTATAAAAATCAATGTATATGAATTTCTCCAACGTATTTTTTCAGGTGTTTTTTTTGTTGACATAACTTAAACGTTTTTTTGCAAAAATAAAGATTTTGAGGTTGATATAAAATAAAAAGTAGGACTGCTGTCCTACTCTTCTTTAACTTCTACAGATTTTTGCAAAAACAAATTGTTGGGATAGCAAATTCGCTCGCCATTATCTGTGATTAATATCGTGTGAAAAGTTTTGATGTCATCGATAATTGCTTCAAAGGGAAAATCTTTGTCATGTATCAATATTCTGTCTCCAATTTTATAGGGAAACGAAAAAAACATAATGATTCCTGCTGTAAAATTACTCAATACAGACCATTGTGCAAACAAGGCTACTCCCACAAAAGCAATAATCGAACTCAAAAAAGTAAATGCTTTCAAGGGCTCAATACCCCATACCAACAAAACCGCAGTTGAGGCAAAAAACATCACCATTCCATTGATATACTTAAAAATCATCTTACTGCGTTTGTCTGTACGATGATAAGAAGTAGCAAATTTGTCAATAATTTTCTTTGTCAAAAATCGGATGATGTAATAAATTACAATCACTATCGCCGTGATGATGAATTGTTCTGTATGTTTTATAAAAAATTCTTTCATTTATCCCAATTTATCAAATGTTTGTATAATTTTTCCATCGGCATTCCTACTACATTGGTATAACTCCCATTAATTTTTTCGATTCCAATCAATCCTATCCATTCTTGGATACCGTATGCTCCTGCTTTGTCAAACGGACGATAAGTTTCAATATAGTATCGAATATCTTCATCTGTCAATTGGCTAAACGACACTTCTGTACTTTCGTGAAATACTACGATTTTTTCCTTAGATTTCATACAAACCGAACTCACCACACTGTGTGTTTTGCCAGACATAGATGAAATAATCTCAAAAGCCTCATCGGCATTTTTTGGTTTTCCCAAGGCTTTGCCATCGTGCCAAACAATGGTATCACAAGTAATAATCACATCGTTTTCATTAGTAAAATCGGCATGTTCGGCTTTCAACTGACATAAAAAATCGGTGATTTCTTCTTTTTGTAAATGAGAAGGATAGTTTTCCTCTATATCTATTTTTACCAATTGAAAATCCACCCCCAAATCACGCAAAAACTGCTGTCTTCGTGGAGATTGAGACGCCAATTTCACTGTATATTTTTGATTAATTTCTTTTAGCTTCATAAAGATATTACCATTTTCCTTGCACTTTCATCACTTGTTCTATCACATCACGAACAGCACCTTTTCCACCTTCTTTGTGCGAAATATACTGAGCCACCGCTTTTACTTCGGCTACGGCATCTTGCGGACATGAAGGCAACGCACACTCGTTCATTGGCTCGATATCTGGAATATCGTCGCCCATATACAGCATTTCGTCAAAAGAAATCTTGTATTTTTCAGCTATTTCGTTCAAAACCTTGATTTTGTCTTTAACGCCAAGATGTACTTCTTGCACCCCCAATTTATTTAAGCGTACACGCACACCCTCGTTGGTTCCACCCGAAATAATCACAACGGTATATCCTTTATCGATCGCCGTTTTTATTGCAAAACCGTCTTTGATATTCATCGAGCGCAACAACTGTCCTTCTTCTGTAACCAAAATACTGCCGTCGGTCAATACGCCATCGACATCAAATATAAAAGTGGAAATATTATTTAGTGTATGTTTATAACTCATGTGTTTGAATAATAGAATTTGTCAATAGTTTATATATTTCTTTATACGATTCGTTTTCAATCGTTTGTAAATGTTTTTCTATCACTGTCAAATCTTTTCTCACCGCAGGACCAGTCTGTGCTTGTTTGGGTGAAAGATATTGTATTTTATCTACCGTTTCCTTGATTAGAGGATGTAAAAACTGAAAAGGAATTTGGTTTTTAGAAGCAATATCTTCGCTAATCGTCCACAAATGATTGACAAAATTACAAGCAAAAACAGCGGTTATATGCAGTTGCTTTCTTTGTTGAGAATTGAGAAAACAATACGACGAACTAATCGATTTTGTAAAATGTTCGATAATCTGTCTATCTCTTTCATATTCAACTTCTAAAAAAAAAGAAATTTCTGCGTAATTTATTGTTTTTTCCTTTGAAAATGTCTGCAAAGGATACCAAACCCCTTTCCTATTTTTTGAAGATAAAATTTCCATAGGTTGAGAACCCGAAGTATGCACAACCAACGAATCTTTGTAGGGCAATTGTGTTGAAATCTCAGCAATTGCATCGTCTTTTACAGAGATAATCGTAAGATCTGCAAAAGGCATTTCATCTAATGAAAGAACATTTTCAAAAGGCAAATTTTCCTGTTCAATCGGTGTTCGAGTATAAACCGCTTGTAATTGAAAATCCGTGAGATGTGAAAACATATTTGCAATATGTTGTCCAACATTTCCATAGCCAACAAGATTGATTGTTTTCATATTAATCGAGTTGAATAGTTTCTTTTTGCATATTTACAAAACCTTTTTTTACTGTACCATCTTTGTCGATATAAATGGCACGATTGAGTTTTAATATCACCCAATCTTTTTTCAATTCGTTAAAATGTTTTGCCTGAATGTAACGAAAATCTTTTTGGAAAATCCCTTTGTATTTTTGCAATACATTAGGGTCGTTGTCCACATTGATAGCAACTACATCAAGGTTTAGGTGCCTTTTTTTCAACTCTTTGATTCGTTCGGTACTTGTATTCAAATGTCCCAACATATAGCTACTCCAGAAGAAAATGAGTGTAGGTTTTTGGATAGTTGGCAACAGGTAAAACGATTTACCTTCAACCGAGCGAAACTCAAAATCTTTTAGTTTTTCATGATTTTCAAACGACGCAATACATTTGTTGAGATTTTCAATTTCATCGATTTTCAACTGATCTTTTGCGATTGAAAGATAGTGTTTCATAAATTCATTATTTCTTTCCACATTCTGATCTTCCAACATATACATAAAAGCCAAATCACTCAAAATGCGTTCTTTTACCTTTTGATTGTCAATCATCGAATCCACAATTTGCAAACGCAACAATCCTTTTTCCAATGGCTCGGTTACATTTTTTTCGTAGGAAATCGAAGTCATCAACATGGTTAAATAATGGGTAAACGGCAGATAATTTGAAAATTTCTCTTCGTTGAAATTTACTTTTTTCCTAAAGTCGAAATAGTTTTTAGGCAAAGGGTCGTTTTCCAAATGTTTGTACCTTTTACGAATAAAAGAATAGGCTTCCAAACGAGTGAAATATACATAATCTATCAAGGCTTTTGCATATTGATCAAATTCATTATTCCATGAAATTTCACCTTTACGTTTCTGGTATAATTTTTCTTTTTCCAATTTTACAGAATCGACCGATTTCATAAAATTGTTATAATTTTCTTGAAAAATATCTTGATACGAATTGTTATTTTCGAAGGTTATCGCAAATAATTCAAACAAAAAATTGTTTTTTTCGTTGCCTCTACCGTGAAATGAAGTTAGATTATGAAAATCTTGAGCATTTGCATTTAAATAGATGCTATCGTTGTTTTCAAAATAAATGTATTTGATAAAGTTTTCGTATTTCATCACATACATTCCCTCTTGATAATCTGAAAAACATTTGTGAAACTGATTATTTTCGTTTAAAAACAAAGTATCCAGCACACTATCATCCTTTCCAAATAGCAAATATTTGGTTTTTGCATTAGAAATTTTTCCACCGAAATGAAAAGTTTTTTCCTCGCAAGCAGATTTTTTACAAGACGTAAATATGCTGACAATTGCAATAAATAACAATAAAGAATATGTAGAAAAATAGTAGTTTTTCATAAACAAATACAAAATAGATTTCAAGTAAAGGTAAAAAATAATACTATAAAAAAAGTAATAATGAAAAAGATTAACGATATTTTATAGATATTCACAATTTATTATTTAAAAATAGACTTTTTTTTCGTATATTGCATATTATTAAACATTCACATTATATAATTATGAATAGAATCAAAAAATCAATTTTAGGAATAGCTTTAGTAAGCTCGGCAATTGGATTTTCACAAAACAGTAAACCTTTGTCAATGAAAAACATGTTGAAATTAGGTGTAAACGCTGGTTATTCAGTACCGTCTACCAATGCCGGTATGTCAGTGGGAGCAGATATTACTTATCAATATTTAGTAACACCACATTTTGGATTGGGAGTTGCTACAGGACATACGTATTATTTTGGTAAAGAAAACACGGTAAATAATGTAAAGATTGAAAACAACGATTTTGGTATTGTTCCAGTTGCTGCATTGGTACGTTATTATCCTGCAAAGAAAGGTATTTACTTTGGTGCTGATTTAGGATATAGCTTTATTACTGGAAATAAATATGTTGCAGACAATTTTTCAGTAGAAAGACCAACAGGTGGAGCCTACATAAAACCAGAAATTGGCTATCACAACAGAAATTGGAACGTGGCTCTACAATACCAAAAAGTATTTACAGGAAATAGTGGCGAAATTCTTTCTCAAGATTACAACGTAGGTTCTCTTGGGTTGGGTGTGAACTACAATATTCCATTAGGTAAAAAAGTAAAAAAATAATCCAATAAAAATCAATCCGTTAGCACTAAAATAACGGATTGATTTATTTTAATGGATTCATTATCCTAATCGAAATTTTCTTCAACAATTCCTTTCCATCTCTGTTTTTCTTTGGTTGCTCTTTTACATTCCAAATTCCGTTTTCTTCATTCAACAAATACGAAAAAGCAAATTGATGATCTGATTCTTCATTTTTCAACAAACCAAATCTCATATCATTTACAACCAATCCTTGCGATGATTTTTCCACTGTATATTGTCCTTGTGTGATATTTTTCAATTGTTTTTTCAATGGCAAAGAAACTTCTTTTAAATATTCATGATTTTTATCAAACGACAAAAACGGTTCGATGGATTTATCAAAAATATGCACTTGCGTTAAATAAAACTTTTCATCTGTTTCTACTATCACATTCCACAAAATAGTATTCATAGCTGTAGGTTTTGCAACCATAGAAACAACTTTTTGATTTGTAAACTTATCATTTACTTTTATTTCAATATACTTCTGTATCAATAAAGTAGAAATCAAATAAGCCGTACTACTAATTAATCCTATCCTATTATAAGTCTGATTTGTTTTTTTTATAGACATCCACAATCCAAAGGTCAAAGGTAAACTGTATAACGGATCTATTACAAAAATAGAATGCAAACTCAATTTGTCTGCAAACGGCCAAAATAATTGTGTTCCCCAAGTAGTAAATATATCCAACAATGAATGGGTAAACAATATCACAAACAATGAATAGAATAGTGTTTTGAACGATATGTGATGAAAGATTACAATTTTCCGTAAAAAATAAGCAGAAAAAACACTCAAAAGTACAAAAAACACTATGGAATGACTAAACCCTCTGTGAATCATAACTTCTGTCAATGGGTCTGAGTAAAAAACACGAGCAATCCAAACGTCTAAATCGGGAATCGTACCAAACAATGCACCAATCCACAAGCGGTGTTTGCCCATTTGCTTAGGCAAAGTCAAATAGGCGACAGATGCTCCTAAAACTATTTGTGTAAATGAATCCATGGGAATTTTAGTCGATTTTTTTACAAAAGTAATGGGATTTTTTTCAATTTAATTATTTACCTTTCATGAAAATTTTATTATTCAACTCAATAAAAACGAAATTATGATTGATTACAAGCGTTTTAGAAAAAATAGAAATGTCAATATCCAATACGCTCTTTACGATGACGACGACCATGGTTATGCTACAGGTTTGGTGCTTCGTGAACTTTTAAAACCTGAACATACATTTACCGCTGAACAACTTACTGAAAATAATGAAGAAATATGGAGTTGAAAATCTTGACTCAATGACGAAACTATTTTTGAGGCATTGAGAAATAATCAATCACTAGTAAAACCTGAAAAAGAAGTGTATACTTCTTAGTTTACATTAATAAATTATTGATATTCAGTAGATTTGACAGAAGAGCTAAAAGAATGGGAACAAATTCCTTTTTTGTTTCCAAATAAAGAAATTTCTTTAGAAAACCTCAAAAGATTTTCGGATTCGGAATATTTCCCTCTAATGACAAATATCATAGACGATGATAAATTGCAATTGGAATACTGGCGAAACCATATTTTTGTACGCATTCACAAGTCCTTAAACGAAAAACTTTGGGCAGTTTGTTTCTAACAAAATCAAGATTTTGCAGTCGTTGCAGTCAATGAAAGCGAATTTATGATACAATTTCATAGATTAGGTTATGGAGGATGGTACGAGGTAACACCTAAAGGTTTTCCCAAGGCCTATGAGTTCTATCGTCAGCAATGGGAATATTTAATGTGGGAATATTCAAAAATGGTGCATTATAAGGAAGAAATATAACTTTAAATAAATACCAAGCGGTTTTTGAAATTCCTTTGGTAAAAAAATACGCCAGCGAATATGCTTATGAAAATTCTATCTTGTATTTTGGTGATTATTGCATACAAGCTCGACCTGGGACTGAGAAAAAATGCCTACGATTAACAGTCGCAGGAGGTGGAAAATACGATGAAAATAGAGAGTGGCAACCAACATCCTTCCATTTGGAATACGATGAATTATGAAGACAAAATAAAGCTCTTTACCCAAGATGGCAACGGCTATGAATTCCAGCTTATGAGGTGAGTTATAACGATACAAAAATGTATGCCGAAGCTGCGGAACTATTCGATAGGATAGAAATTTGATTTTCTAAATATGCCATAGAAACAGGCTCAGGTAAAATCATTTATCCAGAAAATTTGGACGAAAATGGAGAGGAAATAGAATAAACAATTGCTTTTTCACGTCCATCTAATAAAACAAAAAATATACCTAATTTTAGACAAAAACAATAGTATTCAATTTTTGAAAAACTATAAAAATAAGAATCATTCTGTTGAAAATAAAGACAAAATTGAATATATCATTAAAAAATAAAAACAAACAACTGTTGAAAAGAAATAATTTTCATTGATATAAAAACAAAAAATAATCACCAAAAAACACATTTCATTTCCAATAAATTAGTATTTTTGCATTTACGAAAAAAAAGAAATATCGTAAAAATCACGAGAAGTATATGAAAAAATGGTATGCAATAGTATTGTTTTCAGCGTATTTGGTTGGTTGTAATACCTATCAAAACGCTTTGAAAGTTGATGACTCTATGTATAAAAACGAAGTAGCGGATCAACTGTTTGAACAAAAAAAATATAAAAAAGCCATTAATCTCTATGCTCAAGTGTTTAGCAAAGAAAAATGGGATCAAAAATTGGCTTCTACTTATTACAAATACGGTAAATCTTTGTATTTAGTAGAAAGATATGAGCTGTCAAGTGCTTTTCTTAAAGGATACAACAACAATTTTCCTTTGAGTCCATTTAGAGAAGAAACCATGTATTTAGAGGCAATGTCTGATTATCACTTATCAGACGATTATTCGCAAGACCAATCCAATACAATCGGAGCTATTGCAAAATTTGAAAATTATTTAGCTCAATTTCCCGAAGGTGAAAATGCTGAAAAAGCAACACAAGCAATTAGCGAACTCAAAGGAAAAATAGAGAAAAAAGCCTACGAAGCAGCAAAGTTGTACAACCAAATTGGTGAATACACACGCGATTACAATGCCGCTATTGTCGCTTTGGACAATTTTCTTTTAGATTATCCAGGATCAAAATATAAAGAAGATGCCTTGTTTTACAAATTTGATTCTGGTTACCGTTTGGCAATGAATAGTGTACAACATAAAAAAGAAGAGCGATTGAAAAACGCAATTTCTTTGTATGAATCACTCATTTCATTCAACGAATCTACAAAATACAAGTCGCAAGCTGACGATATGATTAAAAGAGTACAAAACGAATTGAAACAATTTTCTAAATAGTCAACGAAAATGAATTTAAAAAAGAGTAAAGCACCAGTAAACACGGTAACTTACAACAGAGATGCTGTAGAAGAAGCTACAGGAAATATCTACGAAGCAATCACAATTATCGCAAAAAGAGCAAGCCAAATCAACACCGAAATTAAAAAAGAATTGGTGGACAAATTGGACGAATTTGCTACTTACAGCGATAGCTTGGAGGAAATTTTTGAAAATAAAGAGCAAATCGAAGTGTCTAAATACTACGAAAAATTGCCAAAACCTCAAGCATTGGCTGTTGAAGAATGGTTAAACGGCGAAATTGCTTACAGAGAAAACAAAAAACAATAAACTGATTTGAGATGGTTTTAAGCGGTAAAAAAATAGTACTGGGTATAACTGGTGGTATCGCCGCCTATAAAACCCCAATCTTGATTAGACAATTTATAAAAGCAGGTGCAGAAGTCAAAGTAATAATGACTTCTGCAGCTGCTTCTTTTGTTTCTCCTCTCGTGTTGGCTACACTTTCCAAAAACGATGTCATCACTGATTTTACTTCAGAAAACAACGATTGGAACAATCATGTTGAACTCGCTCTTTGGGCTGATGCTATCATTTTTGCTCCACTCACTCTCAACAATTTGGGCAAAATGGCTAATGGCTTGTGCGACGAATTTCTTCAAGCCGTTTACTTTTCTGCCAAATGTCCAGTGTTTTTTGCTCCTGCAATGGATTTGGATATGTACCAACATCCAACTACTGAGCAAAATATCAACTTGCTAAAATCTTTTGGAAATATCGAAATCGAAGCCGAAGAAGGCGAATTAGCCTCTGGATTGATTGGTAAAGGTCGAATGGCAGAACCTGAAACGATTTTTCAATCGGTGGTAGATTTTTTTACTCAAAAACAGACACTTACTGATAAACATTTCCTCATTACCGCTGGTCCAACCTACGAAGCTATAGACCCTGTGCGTTTTGTAGGTAATCATTCTACAGGAAAAATGGGCTATGATTTGGCATTAGAAGCTGCCAATCAAGGTGCAAAAGTTATCTTGGTTTCTGGCCCCTCTTACCTAAAAATCAATCATCCAAATGTGCAATTAATCAAAATTCAATCGGCTCAGCAAATGTTGGAAATATGTGAACAAAATTTCCCAACTACTGATGTATTTATTGCAGCTGCAGCTGTAGCTGATTATCGACCAAAAAATATTGCAACCCAAAAAATTAAGAAAAACAAAGATTCATTTATCATAGAATTAGAAAAAAATCCCGATGTTTTGGCTACCTTAGGCAATAAAAAAACACATCAATTTGTGGTGGGATTTGCCTTGGAAACCGAAAATGAAATCGAAAATGCCAAAGGAAAAATTCAAAGAAAAAATCTAGATCTGATTGTCCTCAATTCGCTCAACGACAAAGGAGCAGGTTTTGGACATCCTACTAATAAGGTAACTTTTATCGATAGGAAAATGAATATTTTTCCTCAGGAATTAAAATCAAAAAAAGAAGTTGCCAAAGATATTATCAACCAAATCATCAATTATTATGAAAAATAAATGGATTTTTAGTGTAATTGTTCTCATCTTTTCAGGAGTATCTTATGCTCAAGAATTGAATTGCAATGTAGTAATCAATCACGACAAATTAGCTCAGTCCAATACTCAAATTTTCAAGGCATTGGAATCTTCTGTGCGTGATTTTATGAACAATACAAAGTTTACTTCGTACGAGTTCGCTACAAATGAAAAAATCGACTGTCAATTGATTTTCAACATTGTAGGCTACGAAAACAATAGCTTTACAACCACATTGACGGTTGGTTCATCACGCCCTATCTACAATAGCAATTACAACTCTCCAGTGTTTTCGTATAGCGAAGAAGGTGTAGTATTTCGTTATATAGAATTTGAACCTATTGTGTATTCCGAAAATGCCTATACCTCTGAATTGGCTGCCCTCCTATCTTTTTATGCCAATCTTTTTATAGGTCTGGATGGAGATACATTTGCTGCTAATGGTGGAACAGAAAATCTGAACAAAGCACGAGCAATCATGCAATTTGCACAGGCAAACGGAGGATCAGGTTGGCAACAAGGTTCATCAACCAACAACAGATATTATTTAATAACTGATATATTATCAACGCAATTTTCGAGTTATCGTCAAGCCTTATATCAATATCATATCAACGGAATCGATTTGTTGGCAAGCGAACCAGAAAGAGCGAAAAAGAATATGAATAACGCATTCAAATTGCTAAACAACAATCACAACACCAGACCAAACAACCTTACTAACCAATTGTTTTTCAATGCAAAAGCAGATGAAATCATCAATATATATTCAGGAGGACCAGAATTTGATAAAAAAGAATTGGTAGAATTATTAAATAAAATCAACCCTGGTAACAGTATGAAATGGTACCGTTTGTAGTGACAAATCG
Coding sequences within it:
- a CDS encoding DUF4835 family protein, which gives rise to MKNKWIFSVIVLIFSGVSYAQELNCNVVINHDKLAQSNTQIFKALESSVRDFMNNTKFTSYEFATNEKIDCQLIFNIVGYENNSFTTTLTVGSSRPIYNSNYNSPVFSYSEEGVVFRYIEFEPIVYSENAYTSELAALLSFYANLFIGLDGDTFAANGGTENLNKARAIMQFAQANGGSGWQQGSSTNNRYYLITDILSTQFSSYRQALYQYHINGIDLLASEPERAKKNMNNAFKLLNNNHNTRPNNLTNQLFFNAKADEIINIYSGGPEFDKKELVELLNKINPGNSMKWYRL